In Peromyscus maniculatus bairdii isolate BWxNUB_F1_BW_parent chromosome 9, HU_Pman_BW_mat_3.1, whole genome shotgun sequence, one genomic interval encodes:
- the Tsc22d1 gene encoding TSC22 domain family protein 1 isoform X4, with protein sequence MKSQWCRPVAMDLGVYQLRHFSISFLSSLLGTENASVRLDNSSGASVVAIDNKIEQAMDLVKSHLMYAVREEVEVLKEQIKELIEKNSQLEQENNLLKTLASPEQLAQFQAQLQTGSPPATTQPQGTTQPPAQPASQGSGSTA encoded by the exons ATGAAATCCCAATGGTGTAGACCAGTGGCGATGGATCTAGGAGTTTACCAACTGAgacatttttcaatttctttcttgtcgtctttgctgggaactgaaaacgCTTCTGTGAGACTTGACAATAG CTCTGGTGCAAGTGTGGTAGCTATCGACAACAAAATCGAGCAAGCTATG GATCTGGTGAAAAGCCATTTGATGTATGCAGTTAGAGAGGAAGTGGAGGTTCTGAAGGAGCAGATCAAAGAACTCATAGAGAAAAACTCCCAGCTGGAGCAGGAGAACAATCTGTTGAAGACCCTGGCCAGTCCGGAGCAGCTCGCCCAGTTTCAGGCCCAGCTGCAGACTGGCTCCCCTCCGGCCACCACGCAGCCACAGGGGACCACACAGCCCCCTGCACAGCCAGCATCCCAGGGCTCGGGATCCACCGCGTAG
- the Tsc22d1 gene encoding TSC22 domain family protein 1 isoform X5, protein MDLVKSHLMYAVREEVEVLKEQIKELIEKNSQLEQENNLLKTLASPEQLAQFQAQLQTGSPPATTQPQGTTQPPAQPASQGSGSTA, encoded by the exons ATG GATCTGGTGAAAAGCCATTTGATGTATGCAGTTAGAGAGGAAGTGGAGGTTCTGAAGGAGCAGATCAAAGAACTCATAGAGAAAAACTCCCAGCTGGAGCAGGAGAACAATCTGTTGAAGACCCTGGCCAGTCCGGAGCAGCTCGCCCAGTTTCAGGCCCAGCTGCAGACTGGCTCCCCTCCGGCCACCACGCAGCCACAGGGGACCACACAGCCCCCTGCACAGCCAGCATCCCAGGGCTCGGGATCCACCGCGTAG